One Bombus affinis isolate iyBomAffi1 chromosome 10, iyBomAffi1.2, whole genome shotgun sequence genomic window, agtgTTATTATTCATTTCATGGATTAATGAATAAAATTGACTTGTAGAAAATTCGCTAAAAGTCTTGAAAGTAGATATTACGCACATTGCCAGCGTGGAATCTGGACTAAGATTATTGCGATCGAGGCCAACAATTACGCATGTATAGTTaggaatattttatatgtaatagTTATATTATTGGCTACGTAaacgataaataatattattgaatttttcatatttttcagatAAAACTAGTGCATACAAatacatattaatttataatagaaatatgGTGGTCAACGAGATATTACATTTGAATCACAAAAGAGTGTTAAAATAGTATAACTATAACAAAAAGCTTTTGAATTCGACAAAACATTCTTGATCGCTAAATGCACGACTAAGTAAACATAAAAATATCTTACAATTGAAATATTCTGAATGAAACCTACAAATTTTGGTAGCCTTTCTGTTTTTTTAAAAGATCGTTCAAATCAATTTACTATAACTTAAATTCAATCGGATTTTGTTGACGCAACTGAAGGTTTTGTAAATGATAAACATAATATgaattgtaataataaatatgttcAAAAAAGTTCACAAACTAGCAGGCGAAGAAAATGATTTTCGATATAAAACATAGATATATACACATATCTTTCTTATTACCGCTGGTCGATCTTCTAGTCCGCTTAATTTTGTATTCGAAGACATCGAATTGGAAAAATAATATGTTAAGAAGAAATTGTAGGATTTGCACGTTGAATGGGCCAAGTGTCACGTGCAAGTATTTATCGTATCATTTCAACGTCAATGAAATCGTATTCATCGATTAAGCTAGATATAGATGTCTTAGTCTTTATCGACAttatcgcgtcgcgtcgttgAAAATCTCTGGGTTCTGTTCTATTTGTAAAATTCTGTATGCAACAATGTTTGGCAACAAAGTATCAGTTATTAAACAGGAAgcaaaataagaagaaaaaattttaaatatgtatatgcGGTAAAACTTGAGCAGAGATTTGTGAGGATCAAATAAATGCAAAAGAAAGGTAACTGAACGTAAATGCAACTTTGGAAATTAGGAATAGGTAAACGTCTGCGGTTCGCTCGGATCTGATTGCCACGTGTTATTACTCGTTTATGATATTATAGACCAGTCTGTGGAAGAAAAAGTTCGTGGTTAAAGACACCTTGCAGACATACGTAGATCAAGGCTCTGAAGTTCGAAGGTTCATAATAATGGAGATTTTTCATCATCGatgtaggaatatttttatactCTTATTCCTTTCCTTAGTATGCATAACGCATCTGTTATTGTTGTATACGGTATACGTGGTTCACGCAAATTGTACACCTCGAATAAGTCCTAAAGTATGTGATATATGAAAAggttttttatataaaagtttgGAGGGCTGCATCATGTAGTAATGCATATACTTTTTTTATGTGTGGAGCGGTTTTGGAGATTTCAAGGACGACTATGTTATTTTAAATACTAATAATGTATTTCCCGCGACTGATATATTCTTTGAATCTTCTTCTACTATCAAAAAGTTGATATGCCTACCGTACCCCACTGAAGTTTGTTGTagttttatttgtatttgtagCTGTAACGCTTATTTTTGATGTGTAGATATATGTATTAACTTTGTATATCCTAATGGTCTATTTTtgtaaacaataaaaaataaacaataaacaataATGTGTCCCTACAAACCATGCAACTTTATTTCAAATTATCAAAAATCTATTTATACAACACATACTTTAGAAGTTATCGCAGGTGTCCACGATACGTGAACTCTCCTGTATGTGCAAATGAAGATAGCTACGATTTTAACTGATGCGGAATGTTTTAAATGTCCTATATATATGTGGAATACTATTGCATATGAAAATACTTCTCGGATATTCTGCCCTATGTAATTACATATTCAATCACAGTTTTCGCAGGCTATTTTATTTTGAACGCTTATTAAAAGTTGTATCTGTTACTTGTCTGGTTATTTAGACGCGTCCATTCAAGCATTTTTTTCATCTGATGATTTTCTTGAATAAACAAAATGTACTTGCGAATATGCACAGTCTGATCTCATCGATTACCGTATTTTACTTGCTGATTATATTGGTTGTTTCGATATAAGGAACACGAAGCgtaaaattccattttgattCTATATTCATGAACCTCTAGAATTTTTTTGTATCATCATCAGGAAAAAAGTgccattttaatttattttgataGATAACTTATGCTTCTTTCTTTTACCATAACATCCATCACAATGaatagtaaaattatattacatcttAGAAAAACTTATACCGATTAGTCCGTaaatattttcaacaaaatatttattcgttGAAGAGCGTAGTTCTTTCTACTGCAGGTAGCAGATGATTAAACGATTTCACCTGTTCACCTGGCGCCGTATTTTAAGGAACATATTAAGTACGCACTATATACGTGTAGTACTTCTATGTATTTGTACACGTATCAGTCTCACGCGACATTTTTGCTATAGACTGTCGATTATCCaaggttaggttggggttagatttagggttaggttggggttaggttaggttacgTGAAATTTAATCATTGATAGTTTCTCCATAATTATTCTGTCAACTAATTTTTGGACAGTAGAAACGCCATACATTATATAGCCCTCCAAGAATTGACAAATTGACTGTTTTGTTTGGTGTGTTCCTCAATTTGAATCGTTCAGGACATATAATGTAAAATGAATCCCATAAAGTTTTTGAACTGTGAGACTGAATGTTGTGTCCATTATTTGGATAATATGACCTTTAATACAGACAAGCAATATCCCATTAACTTTAAACGATAAATATGGTACGCAAACATTAGAACgagagaaaaaatatatttgaggATGAATAATTGTATCTTTGTCGTACAAAGGAAGTTTAAGCGTGTAATATCTACATGTATGTGCATATGTGCTATATATGTACCATATAATGTACCTCTTAGAGGTATGTTAGAGCTACGAATCGTAGCCTCAAATGGAATTTTGGCAAgtgtattatatatcgtattatatatcgACACAAAACCAAATGGACAAAAATGTTCTGGATTTGAATAATATAAGATTAAGCTATTAttagtaaaataaatttattcgttCCCACGGAGTTGTACAAATCATATCCGCTTGATGACAAGTTGCTCTTGTTTAACAATATGCATAAACTTTTCTtgcattatattttttaactcatatacttgataaatttacaTCTGTATTTAGCTAGTAGAAGTAATTGATCGTTATAAGAGGAAAAATGGATGATCATTGATTGGTTTTACTATATGTTTCTTGAAGCATTTGATTCTTCTTTTGATAATAATTTATGACCTCATCAATCCTCTTCATTTAGTTAATAGCTTTTTATCTTCGCGTAGTTGTTACTTCATCGTTATTCTTCCTattcatttttttctctttcatgTGTTGTAATATAGATGTACGCATATAAGTTAAAAAATGGAGActacattattatttatgtgTTTATCAAATTGTATCTATGTACTGATATATTCAGGGTGTTCCATTTTAATCTTTTCACGCAATCATCTCCCAGAGTATTCGTTATCGTAAAAAATGTTTgaagtaaaatttattatgtTTCGAGAGGCATTCGCAAATCTTGTCTAGGTAGACATATTTTCGAGATTTCAAAGATGAGCTATGTTTTTTAAAGTGGAACTAACATTTTTCGTACAATATTTGATGCTTTTTTAAATTCTCTACAAAAAGGTTTAAAAGGTTTAAATTCTCTACAAAAGGTTACTTCAGTCCAAAATTACTAGTTTATAAGATATTTTAACTTGTTATTTAAATATTGAATCATCTCTTAAACCATTTTTCCTTAAAGCATTTTAAGATGCAAGTATCTTAGTACTTTTTTgtagagaattaaaaattacatCAAGTGGTATGTAAAAAAACGTATTGTTTGATTTAGAAAAACGAAGATCACAATGAGATTTCGAAAACGCCACCACTTAGACAAATCTGGTTGTCATCATAAGACGTTCCATTTGAAACAGAACAAGTTTTATTTGAAACATCTTTTATAATAACGAATACTTTGGGAGACAATTGCATGGAATGGTTAAAATGGGATACTCTATACGTTTGAAAGCTTTTGTTTCTGTTGGTTACCATGAGCTGCACGTTTTTTGAGAATGAAGCTTACCAACCATAAAAATATAACTTTAGAGAGAACCTTATGGAAGctatattgtgatcgttgtcaGGTTAAGTTTTGTATCAGTTTTATGTGGTAGTATCATTAAATAATGGTTAAGTTAACACCAGATTTAATTCAACAATCCATGCAATATATTAATCCTGTGAAGGATCGAGAATTAGATCTCAGAGGctagtaaataaattatattggtaaaatataACCTACAAATTTTCGTTAATTCTGTAATTCTTAATTGTTTAAATTTCTGTTATTGCAGGATATAAAATACCTACAATCGAAAACTTGGGTGCAACTCTGGTTAGTGTTCTAATCAATAGTGattcttattttttagtatATCTACAATATATTTTCATGTGTATTTTTATTCATCccaatttgtatttatattgaTTTTGGTTTAAAATCTACATTTaagaacaaattttttaaatattgacaatttctataatatttaaaaatattaattctattaatattttaatagaattacacaggtttaaaatataataatatttttataggatCAGTTTGATACCATTGACTTTTCTGATAATGATATAAGGAAATTAGATGGGTTTCCTCtgttaaaaagaataaaaactcTCTTTTTCAATAATAATCGTATTGTCAGAATAGGAGAAGGATTGGAACATTGTATTCCAAATTTGGAAACTCTTATGTTAACTGGAAATATGATACAAGAACTTGGTGATTTGGAACCACTAacacaattaaaaaatttaacaaaCCTCTGTTTACTTCAAAATCCAGTGTCTGCGAAGCCTCAGTATAGACAATACGTTGTATATAGATTCCCACAGTTGAGACTTTTGGACTTCAGGAAAATTAAGATGAAAGAGCGTGAAGCTGCAGTTACATACTTTAGGagtaaaagaggaaaagaaatggTTCGTGAAATAGCAAAGAAAGTAAAAACACAAACATCTGGCATACCTACGGACAAGCCACTCACAACTCCAGAAGAACGTAACAAAATTAGGGAAGCTATTACAAATACTTCTTCCCTTGAAGAAGTCCAGCGCCTTAGCAAATTGCTTCAAGCTGGACATGTGCCTAGTGAAGAAAGATTACAAACTGGTatgtaattaaaagaatatGCACTATTCCTTTTACGTTTCTGATTATGGAAAAAAACTCTGCATTGATTGTTCTAGGAAATACGATACCTGAAGCAATGGAAGAAGAAGATGATTAAGTTATATTGTACATTATTTTCAGATCTAAATCAAACAAGAAAAGCTTTTTTTATTACAGTAAGTACATGACTGTATACCATACATAGAACTGGAAACAGTTTGTTAAGCTAATAAGAATGTATGTGCTACACACAAATGCATTATCATTTAAAGATGTATAAACAAAATTATGTATACCTTAATTGGCCCGAAGCGACTTTATAAACGTATATCTTATAATACTAAACATTTTCGAAACTATTTGTAATGtccatatatgtatttatttcagtgATCTTTCAATAAACAAGTTGTCTAGAAAGATACTTTTTTGTATAAATTTGTTCctcatataaaataatattacttttaataaataaatataccgttatatgtcatattatattacataaaatatttatatacctTGATTCGTGTGTTTACATACCTGTCCATTGAACTACGTAAATTATATAAGATGGGAATCACTAGATGTCAGTATTGTATGTTGTAGCAATTTTccattttctatttatattactCTTTTTGCTGTAGTTCTATAATATACTAATAAAATGGGCAATACATTTCAAAAAATGTTTAGTAGCGATCCATTTCCACCATCAGATTCGGAGCCGACATTTGATCCGATGTACGGATTTCCTAAGGAACGCAAAGAAAGGGGCAAGTATCTTATTCAATTCTAACCTTTAATAGGTGCATTTTGGCTCctgatattttgtatatttgttaAAATACTATACTTTTTTAAGATTGTATAAACGACAAATTTAACTGAAACAAGCTACAACACAgttattaattttttgttattattttatttataacttttctgtTATATTTgtctttataaataatttatcaatGACATAACAGTTTGAATAAAACTTTTGGTTGTCGATTTCGGTGAAGTATTTTGTTAATGTTTTTCTTTCTTGCATTTACGGAATTTGGGTAGAATTGTACAGTGTAGATTATAAtgaattagaaaaattttaaatatgtataaaatatttttgtctTCATATGACCTTTTTACTTGAGTGtaagtattaggtcatcccataagttcgtgccgacttctgtgtatacatttcatgtgtcgatttataaacatacggcgataagggaccaatgcacttgaaaaatgggaagaagttgtacaacgagagggggattacattttttcatgaaactgaaaggtatgtaaacaatcttaacatatataaccgcttgaaaaacagaacgaacttatgggatgacttAATATTAATTGAAGGAGCTAcaatattaattgaaataatttattaactgTTTAACATGTATTATACCCTGttataaatgttattttacAGTTATGCCTATATCAGAAGAAGATTTGATAGCTGCCAAGGTTCCTCCAGAATATAGAGATTATTGTGCTGATGTTTTTTTGGAATATAATCGTTGCTT contains:
- the LOC126921535 gene encoding probable U2 small nuclear ribonucleoprotein A'; protein product: MVKLTPDLIQQSMQYINPVKDRELDLRGYKIPTIENLGATLDQFDTIDFSDNDIRKLDGFPLLKRIKTLFFNNNRIVRIGEGLEHCIPNLETLMLTGNMIQELGDLEPLTQLKNLTNLCLLQNPVSAKPQYRQYVVYRFPQLRLLDFRKIKMKEREAAVTYFRSKRGKEMVREIAKKVKTQTSGIPTDKPLTTPEERNKIREAITNTSSLEEVQRLSKLLQAGHVPSEERLQTGNTIPEAMEEEDD
- the LOC126921545 gene encoding NADH dehydrogenase [ubiquinone] 1 beta subcomplex subunit 7 isoform X1; this translates as MGNTFQKMFSSDPFPPSDSEPTFDPMYGFPKERKERVMPISEEDLIAAKVPPEYRDYCADVFLEYNRCFIKKFPFVVLCAEEAHKYQECEYNDDVLRAKEYERERRLLVRERRRQRAMEAVTA